One genomic window of Salvia miltiorrhiza cultivar Shanhuang (shh) chromosome 4, IMPLAD_Smil_shh, whole genome shotgun sequence includes the following:
- the LOC131022581 gene encoding protein OCTOPUS-like translates to MNTTSADPTAPPPPPPQQQPPRSSFSCDRHPTEQFTGFCPSCLCERLTTLDNSSSNTPSSSRRPSSASAAIKALFSSSSKPPPPPKPSKSATSFLPELRRTKSFSASKNEALGLSLEPQRKSCDVRARSTLWTLFSLDEATKSGINHTKPTPAPASSSSNQNSKKIESCAVFEEIENVEDSIPLVDEEGDEIRPVQDSHLEGLRKSVELKLTSGEIVGEAPMKDHIDLNSQEKKSSGGKIWAAASVFSKKWNNWRRKQKVKKQSNGENLATLPVEKPISRQFRETQSEIADYGFGRRSCDTDPRFSLDAGRMSFDDARYSFDEPRASWDGHLIGRSFPRMAPMVSVMEDAPAAVSRTDMQIPVEEPASDEGVPGGTLQTREYYLDSSSSSRRRKSLDRSSSIRKTAAAVVAEIDELKMAKVSPAKVLVDSNSNSLRDDLSETFELSSGLREAKKSRRWSWRIWGFIQRRGGGSKDEDEEEEEKYSRVNGVERSLSGSWQETRRDGKGGGFNRNMVRSNSSVSWRNGSSHIEQTFASGRRSSVEKKRGEFVLERNRSGRYSPKGIDNGLLRFYLAPVRGGRGGGGGMGKMKPTNSQPIARSVLRLY, encoded by the coding sequence ATGAATACCACTTCTGCAGACCCAACTGCGCccccgcctccgccgccgcagcagcagcCGCCGCGGTCCTCGTTCAGCTGCGACCGCCACCCCACCGAGCAGTTCACCGGATTCTGCCCCTCCTGCCTCTGCGAGCGCCTCACCACCCTCGACAACTCCTCCTCCAACACCCCCTCCTCCTCCCGCCGcccttcctccgcctccgccgcaATCAAAGCCCTCTTCTCCTCCAGCTCCAAACCTCCCCCGCCCCCGAAACCCTCCAAATCCGCCACCTCCTTCCTCCCCGAACTCCGCCGCACAAAATCATTCTCCGCTTCCAAGAACGAAGCTTTAGGGCTCTCCTTGGAGCCGCAGAGAAAATCCTGCGACGTTAGAGCGAGAAGCACTCTTTGGACGCTCTTCTCGCTCGACGAAGCCACTAAAAGTGGCATTAATCACACCAAACCAACCCCCGCTCCCGCTTCTTCTTCCTCCAATCAAAACAGCAAAAAAATCGAATCTTGCGCCGTTTTCGAGGAAATCGAAAATGTAGAGGATAGCATCCCGTTGGTAGATGAGGAAGGAGATGAAATTAGGCCTGTTCAAGATTCCCATTTGGAGGGTTTGAGAAAATCGGTCGAGTTGAAGTTAACCAGCGGTGAAATCGTGGGAGAAGCGCCTATGAAGGATCACATAGATCTCAATTCACAGGAAAAGAAGAGCTCCGGAGGGAAAATCTGGGCTGCTGCTTCAGTCTTCAGCAAGAAATGGAATAACTGGAGGAGGAAGCAGAAGGTGAAGAAACAGAGCAATGGCGAAAACCTAGCTACATTGCCCGTAGAAAAGCCTATCTCGAGGCAGTTTAGGGAGACTCAGTCCGAGATCGCTGATTACGGATTTGGGAGGAGATCCTGCGACACCGATCCTAGGTTTTCACTCGACGCCGGAAGGATGAGCTTCGACGATGCACGATACTCATTTGACGAGCCTCGTGCATCGTGGGATGGCCATCTGATTGGGAGGAGCTTCCCGAGAATGGCTCCTATGGTCTCTGTAATGGAGGATGCACCAGCTGCAGTGTCCCGCACTGATATGCAGATTCCGGTGGAGGAGCCGGCCAGCGATGAAGGTGTGCCGGGAGGGACGTTGCAGACGAGGGAGTACTATCTAGATTCCTCCTCCTCGTCGAGGAGGAGGAAGAGCCTTGATAGGTCTAGCTCGATTAGGAAGACTGCAGCTGCTGTGGTTGCTGAGATTGATGAGCTTAAGATGGCTAAGGTCTCCCCTGCCAAAGTGTTGGTGGACTCGAACTCGAACTCTCTGAGAGATGATCTCTCGGAGACGTTTGAGCTGAGCAGCGGGTTGAGGGAGGCGAAGAAGTCGAGGAGGTGGAGCTGGAGGATATGGGGGTTTATACAACGACGTGGTGGTGGGAGCAaggatgaggatgaggaggaggaggagaagtACAGCAGGGTTAACGGGGTGGAGAGGTCGCTCTCCGGGTCATGGCAGGAGACGAGGAGGGACGGGAAGGGAGGCGGATTCAATAGAAACATGGTGAGGAGCAATAGTAGTGTGAGTTGGAGAAACGGCAGCAGCCACATTGAGCAGACGTTTGCTAGTGGTAGGAGGTCGAGTGTGGAGAAGAAGAGGGGCGAGTTCGTGTTGGAGAGGAATCGGAGTGGTAGATATTCGCCTAAAGGCATCGACAATGGCCTTCTCCGGTTCTACTTGGCGCCTGTGAGGGGCGGCcggggaggaggaggagggatGGGGAAGATGAAGCCGACGAACTCGCAGCCCATCGCAAGAAGTGTGCTGCGCCTCTACTGA